GGTGAGCGCCTGCCTCGATGAGGCGAAGATCGGGTTTCTCTTCGCGCCCGCCCTCCACGGCGCGATGAAGCACGCCATCGGCCCGCGGAGGGAACTCGCCATGCGGAGCATCTTCAACATCATGGGACCGCTGACGAATCCCGCCCGGGCCCAGAGCCAGCTTGTGGGCGTCTACGCCCCCGAGCTGACCGCGCTGGCGGCGGAAGTCCTCGGAAAACTCGGCTCGAAGCGCGCCATCGTCGTCCACGGCCGCGACGGGATGGACGAGATCACCATCACGGGGCCGACGCAGGTCTCCGAGTGGGATGGAAGTCAGGTGAAGACCTATGAAGTCCGCCCCGAGGACGCGGGCCTTTCGATCGCTTCCGCGGACGCGATCGCCGGCGGGAATCCCGAGGAGAATGCGCAGATTCTCGTCGATATCCTGTCCGGGAAAGAAAAGGGGGCGAAGCGCGATGTCGCGCTCCTCAACGCGGCCGGAGCGCTTCTGGCGGCGGATCGGGTGAAGGACCTTCGGGAAGGCGTTCAGATGGCCGCCTCCGCAATTGCGTCGGGGGAAGCGGTGAAGGCGCTCGATCTTCTCATCGAGGTTTCGAACCGATGACCCTCAAGACCGAAACCGTCCTGGACAGCCTTGTGGCGGGCGTGCGTGAAGACCTCGCCGCCGACAAATCCGCCGTCTCCGAGACGGAGCTGCGGGGCCTTGCGCAGGATGCGGTGCCGGCACGGAG
The bacterium DNA segment above includes these coding regions:
- the trpD gene encoding anthranilate phosphoribosyltransferase; translated protein: MIQEAIGKLVEGQHLSADEAEQVMDEIMTGEATPAQIGGYLVALRMKGETPDEIAGSVRSMRAKATHIHTRHPHVIDTCGTGGDGTHTFNISTTAAFLVAGAGQPVAKHGNRSVSSKSGSADVLKALGVNIEASPEQVSACLDEAKIGFLFAPALHGAMKHAIGPRRELAMRSIFNIMGPLTNPARAQSQLVGVYAPELTALAAEVLGKLGSKRAIVVHGRDGMDEITITGPTQVSEWDGSQVKTYEVRPEDAGLSIASADAIAGGNPEENAQILVDILSGKEKGAKRDVALLNAAGALLAADRVKDLREGVQMAASAIASGEAVKALDLLIEVSNR